In Tistrella mobilis, one DNA window encodes the following:
- a CDS encoding RNA ligase family protein yields the protein MTGFFRFPQTAHVAWLGAGAPRDDKLLSPDEIDHLLDGPVVIEEKVDGANLGLSVDPETGLVRAQNRGQYLHAPFTGQFERLGDWLALHEDRLFDALAIDRLILFGEWLAARHSLGYDALPDLFLAFDVYERETGRFRSTRARNGLAQQIGIETVPALFTGRVTDGVDGLLRILTGARSRYRDGPPEGIVIRREDDTHLIARAKLVRADFTQAIGEHWRRRAIEWNRVQH from the coding sequence ATGACCGGTTTCTTCCGCTTTCCCCAGACCGCCCATGTCGCCTGGCTGGGTGCGGGCGCGCCGCGCGACGACAAGCTGCTCTCGCCCGACGAGATCGATCACCTGCTGGATGGCCCGGTGGTGATCGAAGAAAAGGTCGACGGCGCCAATCTGGGCCTGTCGGTCGATCCCGAGACCGGGCTGGTGCGCGCGCAGAACCGTGGCCAGTATCTTCACGCCCCCTTCACCGGCCAGTTCGAGCGGCTGGGCGACTGGCTGGCGCTGCATGAAGACCGGCTGTTCGATGCGCTGGCCATCGACCGGCTGATCCTGTTCGGCGAATGGCTGGCCGCCCGGCATTCCCTGGGCTATGACGCGCTGCCCGACCTGTTCCTGGCCTTCGATGTCTACGAGCGCGAGACCGGGCGCTTCCGCAGCACCAGGGCCCGCAACGGCCTGGCGCAGCAGATCGGCATCGAAACCGTGCCGGCCCTGTTCACCGGCCGGGTGACCGACGGCGTCGACGGGCTTCTGCGCATCCTGACCGGCGCCCGCAGCCGCTATCGCGACGGCCCGCCCGAAGGCATCGTGATCCGGCGCGAGGACGACACCCACCTCATCGCCCGCGCCAAGCTGGTCCGCGCCGATTTCACCCAGGCGATCGGCGAGCACTGGCGCCGTCGGGCGATCGAGTGGAACCGGGTTCAGCATTAG
- a CDS encoding DUF2599 domain-containing protein, with translation MSRFWQHIGRLGQGLGLALVLAVAAALPAGAQSTHTASDLTDRYYNTAADCGGPSRPAFLCSGVIFRGTRYSTAYHSWDPSPTSVRTGGVSFSYLRADARFENLAFNYHNGYTVYPIFGAPSWAMDFNFVCAFPLDGATDARTDQGCGRRTDDTTNRSAPCQSIGVLTAEQWLSTYQPHNSSTGFRACGFTVADHTNPPQGTAYAFQQVIRAMNQLGPVSLGQQNEMRAATWAQGIGDKLPIESFFYLANAGDQALLDARGDQADYYRTTGRFVPVIRMTLPTANKNATFHYVDADQAIKPAAAAACPQYIERGSWTTHPGSPHLSLSLVPTDCARNVAVSAAGAVFAEVQAKFGATPQWHNPAGMAAQLSCHIEIARHKAEWNLEPDRRADSPEQTRKEDCNPPFV, from the coding sequence GTGAGTCGTTTCTGGCAACATATCGGCCGTCTGGGTCAGGGGTTGGGGCTGGCGCTTGTGCTGGCCGTCGCCGCCGCCCTGCCGGCGGGTGCGCAAAGTACCCATACCGCATCCGATCTGACCGACCGCTATTACAACACCGCCGCCGATTGCGGCGGGCCCTCGCGCCCGGCCTTCCTGTGCTCGGGCGTCATCTTCCGCGGCACGCGCTATTCCACCGCCTATCATTCCTGGGATCCGAGCCCCACATCGGTGCGGACGGGCGGTGTGTCCTTCTCGTATCTGCGCGCCGATGCGCGGTTCGAAAACCTCGCCTTCAACTATCATAACGGCTACACCGTCTATCCGATCTTCGGTGCGCCGTCCTGGGCGATGGACTTCAATTTCGTCTGTGCCTTCCCGCTGGACGGCGCCACCGATGCGCGCACCGATCAGGGGTGCGGCAGGCGGACCGACGACACCACCAATCGCAGCGCCCCCTGCCAGTCGATCGGCGTTCTGACCGCCGAGCAGTGGCTGAGCACCTATCAGCCGCATAATTCCAGCACCGGGTTCCGGGCCTGCGGCTTCACCGTCGCCGACCACACCAACCCGCCCCAGGGCACGGCCTACGCCTTCCAGCAGGTCATCCGGGCGATGAACCAGCTGGGCCCGGTCTCTCTGGGCCAGCAGAACGAGATGCGCGCCGCCACCTGGGCGCAGGGCATCGGCGACAAGCTGCCGATCGAATCCTTCTTCTACCTGGCCAATGCCGGCGATCAGGCCCTGCTGGATGCGCGCGGCGACCAGGCCGACTATTACCGCACCACCGGCCGGTTCGTGCCGGTGATCCGCATGACGCTGCCCACGGCGAACAAGAACGCCACCTTCCACTATGTCGATGCCGACCAGGCCATCAAGCCGGCGGCGGCGGCGGCCTGCCCGCAATATATCGAACGCGGCAGCTGGACCACCCATCCCGGCTCACCGCATCTGAGCCTCAGCCTGGTGCCGACCGATTGCGCCCGCAATGTCGCGGTTTCGGCGGCAGGCGCCGTCTTCGCCGAGGTTCAGGCCAAGTTCGGCGCCACGCCCCAGTGGCACAACCCGGCCGGCATGGCGGCGCAGCTGAGCTGCCATATCGAAATCGCCCGCCACAAGGCCGAATGGAACCTGGAACCCGACCGTCGCGCCGACAGCCCCGAGCAGACCCGCAAGGAAGACTGCAACCCGCCCTTCGTCTGA
- a CDS encoding aldo/keto reductase, with protein sequence MSRALPNVPLGRGGPAVPVLGLGCMAMTGSYGARDAGEALRTIHHAVDRGVTLIDTADMYGWGANEELVGRALAARPGLRQRVQIATKFGFVKPEGGGDIRGIDGRPERVPLALEASLRRLGTDVVDLWYLHRLDPDVPVEETVGAMADEVRKGRVKQIGLSEVSPATLRKAAGIHPIAAVQSEFSLVSREPENGLLAACAETGTSFVAYGALGRGLLAGSVGGGGLAADDGRKIYPRFAPENLARNADLAGRLAALAAERNTTPAALALAWVLAAGTDAAPVIALFGASRPSRVDDNLAALALQLTAEDRATIGAALPAEAVAGDRYAPDRMAAIDR encoded by the coding sequence ATGTCCCGCGCGCTTCCGAACGTCCCCCTGGGCCGGGGTGGGCCGGCCGTGCCGGTGCTGGGCCTGGGCTGCATGGCGATGACCGGCAGCTATGGCGCGCGCGACGCCGGCGAGGCCCTGCGCACCATTCACCATGCCGTCGATCGGGGCGTGACCCTGATCGACACGGCCGACATGTATGGCTGGGGCGCGAATGAGGAGCTGGTGGGCCGGGCGCTGGCCGCCCGCCCCGGCCTGCGGCAGCGGGTGCAGATCGCCACCAAATTCGGCTTCGTGAAGCCCGAGGGCGGCGGCGATATCCGCGGCATCGACGGCCGGCCGGAACGGGTGCCGCTGGCGCTGGAGGCGAGCCTCCGCCGGCTGGGCACCGATGTCGTCGACCTGTGGTATCTGCACCGGCTGGACCCGGATGTGCCGGTGGAAGAGACGGTCGGCGCCATGGCCGACGAGGTCCGGAAGGGGCGGGTGAAACAGATCGGGTTGAGCGAAGTTTCACCCGCAACCCTTAGAAAAGCCGCAGGAATTCACCCGATCGCCGCGGTGCAGAGCGAATTTTCCTTAGTCTCTCGCGAGCCCGAAAACGGCCTGCTCGCCGCCTGCGCCGAGACCGGGACCAGCTTCGTCGCCTATGGCGCGCTGGGCCGCGGCCTGCTTGCCGGATCGGTCGGCGGCGGCGGGCTTGCGGCCGATGACGGACGGAAGATCTACCCCCGCTTCGCGCCCGAAAACCTTGCCCGCAATGCCGACCTCGCGGGCCGGCTGGCGGCACTGGCCGCGGAACGCAACACCACCCCCGCCGCCCTGGCGCTGGCCTGGGTGCTGGCGGCAGGAACGGATGCCGCGCCGGTGATCGCCCTCTTCGGCGCCTCGCGGCCGTCGCGGGTGGACGACAATCTGGCGGCATTGGCCCTGCAGCTGACGGCGGAGGATCGCGCCACCATCGGCGCCGCCCTGCCGGCCGAGGCGGTGGCGGGGGATCGCTATGCGCCGGACCGGATGGCTGCCATCGATCGGTGA
- a CDS encoding SDR family oxidoreductase produces MFTSGLLQGRRALITGGGSGLGLAIARRYAELGADLVLVGRRAAVLEAAAEGIRADHGVAVDCFPCDVRNADAVEAMMDQAFRSRPVDILVNSAAGNFLARSETLSPRAIDAVVDIVLKGGANVTLAAGRRWIAAGMPAAVLCILTQSALTGAPYKLPSAMAKAGVLAMIRSLAVEWGPAGIRLNGIAPGPFPTEGAFGRLRPAGTDLPPAEAGVALGRTGRPQELADLAAFLVSDGAGYITGEVLAIDGGRRLEGAAGPELPALRSWTPDTWAALRNLGRQPAAAAGGKETA; encoded by the coding sequence ATGTTCACATCCGGGCTTCTTCAGGGCCGTCGGGCGCTGATCACCGGTGGCGGGTCCGGGTTGGGGCTCGCCATTGCGCGGCGCTATGCCGAACTCGGCGCCGATCTGGTGCTGGTGGGGCGGCGGGCCGCCGTGCTGGAGGCGGCGGCAGAGGGCATCCGCGCCGATCACGGCGTGGCGGTCGACTGTTTTCCGTGCGATGTCCGCAATGCCGATGCGGTCGAGGCGATGATGGACCAGGCCTTCCGCAGCCGGCCGGTCGACATCCTGGTCAATTCGGCCGCCGGCAATTTCCTCGCCCGGTCCGAGACGCTGTCGCCGCGGGCGATCGATGCGGTGGTCGATATCGTGCTCAAGGGCGGGGCCAATGTGACGCTCGCCGCCGGCCGGCGCTGGATCGCGGCCGGGATGCCGGCCGCGGTGCTGTGCATCCTGACCCAGTCGGCCCTGACCGGTGCGCCCTATAAGCTGCCCTCGGCCATGGCCAAGGCAGGGGTGCTGGCGATGATCCGCTCGCTGGCGGTGGAATGGGGGCCGGCGGGGATCAGGCTGAACGGCATCGCCCCCGGCCCCTTCCCGACCGAGGGCGCCTTCGGCCGATTGCGGCCCGCGGGCACCGATCTGCCGCCGGCCGAGGCGGGGGTGGCGCTGGGCCGCACCGGCCGGCCGCAGGAACTGGCGGATCTGGCCGCCTTCCTGGTTTCGGACGGGGCCGGCTATATTACCGGCGAGGTGCTGGCGATCGATGGCGGCCGACGCCTGGAAGGCGCCGCCGGCCCGGAACTTCCCGCCCTGCGCAGCTGGACGCCCGACACCTGGGCGGCGCTGCGCAATCTTGGACGACAGCCCGCCGCAGCGGCCGGCGGAAAGGAGACGGCATGA
- a CDS encoding TRAP transporter large permease, translated as MEVALPMMALVVLICIGMPIAYALGVTGAVGAAMAIGWIPTLGVLQTTPYRTAANFLLSTIPLFILMAELLARSSIVANLYRMCFLWIGHVRGGLALAAVVASTGFAALAGSSTAAAAAMARISVPEMRKYGYDDRLAVGTVAVAGTLSIMIPPSMGLIMYGVLTETSIGSLFMAGVIPGCLTAIAYATVILVWVKRRPEIAPAAPKASRQERMASILPVWPAAILVCLVLGGIYSGAITATEAAAVGAAGALVIGLGWGGLGRKEFGVALRHTLRSTAMIFAIIIGAMIFGYFLAATRAPQNLIDWVGTLPLPPWGILLVIIGIYLLLGFFIDQLAIIILTLPLTFPLVMSLGYDPIWFGIIVTKTAEIGLVTPPLGMNVFVASGAANTKVEVGFKGVMPFLVGEVIVLALLIALPELSLYLPGLVSY; from the coding sequence ATGGAAGTCGCCCTCCCCATGATGGCGCTGGTGGTGCTGATCTGTATCGGCATGCCCATCGCCTATGCGCTGGGTGTGACCGGCGCGGTCGGTGCCGCGATGGCGATCGGCTGGATCCCGACCCTCGGCGTGCTCCAGACCACGCCCTATCGCACCGCCGCCAATTTCCTGCTCTCGACCATCCCGCTGTTCATCCTGATGGCGGAGCTGCTGGCCCGGTCGTCGATCGTGGCCAATCTCTACCGGATGTGCTTCCTGTGGATCGGCCATGTCCGCGGCGGGCTGGCGCTGGCGGCCGTGGTCGCCTCCACCGGTTTTGCGGCGCTGGCCGGCTCCAGCACCGCGGCCGCGGCGGCGATGGCGCGGATCTCGGTGCCCGAAATGCGCAAATACGGCTATGACGACCGGCTGGCGGTCGGCACGGTCGCGGTGGCGGGCACGCTGTCGATCATGATCCCGCCCTCGATGGGGCTGATCATGTATGGCGTGCTGACCGAAACCTCGATCGGCAGCCTGTTCATGGCCGGCGTCATCCCGGGCTGCCTCACCGCCATCGCCTATGCCACCGTCATCCTGGTCTGGGTGAAGCGCCGACCCGAGATTGCGCCGGCGGCGCCCAAGGCCAGCCGGCAGGAGCGCATGGCCTCCATCCTGCCGGTCTGGCCGGCGGCGATCCTGGTCTGCCTGGTGCTGGGCGGGATCTATTCGGGCGCCATCACCGCAACCGAGGCGGCCGCCGTGGGGGCAGCCGGGGCGCTGGTCATCGGCCTCGGCTGGGGCGGTCTGGGGCGGAAGGAATTCGGCGTGGCGCTGCGCCACACGCTGCGCTCCACCGCCATGATCTTCGCGATCATCATCGGCGCGATGATCTTCGGCTATTTCCTGGCCGCCACCCGCGCCCCCCAGAACCTGATCGACTGGGTCGGCACCCTGCCGCTGCCGCCCTGGGGCATTCTGCTGGTGATCATCGGCATCTATCTGCTGCTCGGCTTCTTCATCGACCAGCTGGCGATCATCATCCTGACCCTGCCGCTGACCTTCCCGCTGGTGATGTCGCTGGGCTACGACCCGATCTGGTTCGGCATCATCGTGACCAAGACCGCCGAAATCGGGCTGGTGACGCCACCGCTGGGCATGAACGTCTTCGTGGCCTCGGGCGCCGCCAATACCAAAGTGGAGGTGGGCTTCAAAGGGGTGATGCCCTTCCTGGTGGGCGAGGTGATCGTGCTGGCGCTGCTGATCGCGCTGCCGGAGCTGAGCCTCTACCTGCCGGGCCTTGTGTCTTACTAA
- a CDS encoding TRAP transporter small permease subunit, with translation MRLIDRAVSHLETLLDGAAMAALILMMVLTVADAGGRYLFASPVTAAYEITEFYLMMAVVFFGLAGTERVDGHVRVDILLNLMPVRLRLGLDVIYMIAAALLFGAIAWKAGDTAWMNFKANRWTGGAMPLPTAPSWALVAIGSAVLALRLALRGAMLVPHVVDGRMPVLPHDAPADEAMPQAPADAGPTMPAGDHLPRTN, from the coding sequence ATGAGACTGATCGACCGCGCGGTCAGCCATCTGGAAACCCTGCTCGACGGCGCCGCGATGGCGGCGCTTATCCTGATGATGGTGCTGACGGTGGCAGATGCCGGCGGCCGCTATCTGTTCGCCTCGCCGGTGACGGCGGCTTACGAGATCACCGAATTCTATCTGATGATGGCCGTGGTGTTTTTCGGCCTGGCCGGCACCGAACGGGTCGACGGCCATGTCCGGGTCGACATCCTGCTGAACCTGATGCCGGTGCGGCTGCGGCTCGGCCTGGACGTGATCTACATGATCGCGGCCGCCCTGCTGTTCGGCGCCATCGCCTGGAAGGCCGGCGACACCGCCTGGATGAATTTCAAGGCCAATCGCTGGACGGGCGGCGCCATGCCGCTGCCGACGGCACCCAGCTGGGCGCTGGTCGCCATCGGCTCGGCGGTGCTGGCGCTGCGCCTGGCCCTGCGCGGGGCGATGCTGGTGCCGCATGTGGTGGATGGGCGTATGCCGGTGCTGCCCCATGACGCGCCGGCCGACGAGGCGATGCCCCAGGCACCGGCAGATGCCGGACCGACAATGCCTGCGGGCGACCACCTGCCCCGGACGAATTGA
- the dctP gene encoding TRAP transporter substrate-binding protein DctP: MSSWTRRLAGAATFVAAAVALTTGPAAAEDPITLRVAHSYPTRHTGAIAMEYWGKLVDEQSNGRLKFEIYPAEQLAKSSDLLDAAINGISDISYAAPLYISDRLPLSTVSAIPLVGNKSDPREQGAAYSELALGTLNEVEYVPQGVRVIQASVTHAYQLMTTKTKILTPDQLKGVKLRSSGGIQERSVEALGAIAVAIPAPDLYPALQRGTVDGSLFNIPTAGGYKLEEQLRYSTSNLNFGLFPTLYVINDNVWQKLPKDLQDLLIKTGKEMDDYIQKLYVERAETFAADLKKRGGEVYAIPASGVPVWAGKLKPVQAAWVKDYDGRGLPATRVFHEWEELMTSR; the protein is encoded by the coding sequence ATGTCATCCTGGACCCGCCGGCTTGCCGGCGCCGCCACCTTCGTCGCCGCGGCCGTCGCCCTGACCACCGGCCCTGCTGCCGCAGAGGATCCGATCACGCTGCGCGTCGCCCATTCCTACCCGACCCGCCACACCGGCGCGATCGCGATGGAATACTGGGGCAAGCTGGTCGACGAACAGTCGAACGGCCGTCTGAAGTTCGAGATCTATCCCGCTGAACAGCTTGCGAAATCATCCGATCTTCTGGATGCCGCGATCAACGGCATCTCGGACATCTCTTATGCGGCGCCGCTCTATATCTCCGACCGCCTGCCGCTGTCGACGGTCTCGGCCATTCCGCTGGTCGGCAACAAGTCGGACCCGCGCGAACAGGGTGCCGCCTATTCCGAACTCGCCCTCGGCACGCTGAACGAGGTGGAATACGTGCCCCAGGGCGTGCGGGTGATCCAGGCCTCCGTCACCCATGCCTATCAGCTGATGACCACCAAGACCAAGATCCTGACGCCCGACCAGTTGAAGGGCGTGAAGCTGCGCTCGTCGGGCGGCATTCAGGAACGCAGTGTCGAGGCGCTGGGCGCCATCGCGGTCGCCATTCCGGCGCCGGACCTGTATCCCGCACTTCAGCGCGGCACGGTCGACGGCTCGCTGTTCAACATCCCGACCGCCGGCGGCTACAAGCTGGAAGAACAGCTGCGCTATTCGACCAGCAACCTGAATTTCGGCCTGTTTCCGACGCTCTATGTGATCAACGACAACGTCTGGCAGAAGCTGCCCAAGGATCTCCAGGACCTGCTGATCAAGACCGGCAAGGAGATGGATGACTACATCCAGAAGCTTTATGTCGAGCGCGCCGAAACCTTTGCCGCCGACCTGAAAAAGCGGGGTGGCGAGGTCTATGCCATCCCGGCCTCGGGCGTGCCGGTCTGGGCCGGCAAGCTGAAGCCGGTTCAGGCCGCCTGGGTGAAGGATTATGACGGCCGCGGCCTGCCCGCAACCCGCGTCTTCCACGAATGGGAAGAGCTGATGACCAGCCGCTGA